GGCGAAATCCCAGCAACACTGGGCAACCTGGCCAATCTCGAAGTCATGTGGCTTGTCAGTAATCAGTTAAGCGGTGCGCTTCCAGCAGCACTGGGCAACCTGTCCAATCTCGAAGTCATGATTTTAAACATTAATCAATTAAGTGGTGAGCTTCCCCAGAGCCTGACCGGACTGACAAACCTGATGATTTTTTCCTTTGGGAACAACAGGGGCCTATGTGCGCCATCTGGTGTTCAGACGTGGCTACAGGGCATCTCAGACACCAATGGCCCGAATTGTGAATAAAAAAATCAAAACCTTCTGGATCGCACGGGACGGCACGGGGACCGTCCCCTACAACATCATGCCGTGATGACAGTGCTGGTGTGTGTCAAAGCAATCCATACCTCTTCATCTTGCTCCTCAAAACCGTCCTCGAAATATCCAGAAGCGCAGCTGCCTGAACCTGATTCCCCTCTGTTCTTCGCAACGCCTCGCGAACCAGTGCCCGCTCACACGCGGACAGACTCATCTGATCCCCGGGAAGGCGCTGCACCATCTGTTCAACACCACGATCCCCGCCTGGACCAATCTCAAATAGCTCAAAACTCAGATCATCTGCATCAATCTCTCCACCCCCGCACAAAATCGCTGCCCGCTCAACCGCATTCTTCAGCATGCGAACATTGCCCGGAAACACCTGTTTCTGAAGCAACGCCTCCGCCTCTCTCGAAAATCCCACCAGCGGCTTCTGCAAATCGCGGGCATAACCAGCCAAAAAATGCCGCGCCAAGAACAGAACATCCCCCACCCGCTCGCGCAACGGCGGCACCTGAATCGCGAACACATTCAACCTGTAATACAGATCCTCTCTGAACATTCCCTCCCGCACCGCTTCAGCAAGCACCCTATTCGTCGCTGCAACCACGCGCACATCCACATCTATCTCATCACTACTCCCCACAGGTCGAATGCATCGCTCTTCCAGCGTACGCAACAGACGCACCTGCATCTCCAGCGACATATCCCCAACCTCATCCAGAAACAGCGTACCGCCATCCGCCAGCTCAAAATGGCCCTTCTGGTCTGTCTTCGCATCTGTAAACGCGCCCTTCTTATGCCCAAAAAACGCGCTCTCAAACAAATTGCCCGGAATCGCAGAACAATTCACGGCAACAAACGGACCGCCAGCGCGATCGCTCTCACTATGCACAGCCCGCGCAACCAATTCCTTCCCCGTACCCGTCTCCCCAACAATCAGCACCGTCGTATGATCTGTCGCAGCCACCTGCTGAATCTGCGCCTTCATCCTCACAACCGCCTCACTCTCACCTATCAGCGCACGCAAACCGCTCCGCTCTCGCTCCTGTGCCGCCATCCGATCCAGCCTCGCCTGCATCCTATTCGTCTCTTTGCGAAGCACCTGATAGCGCATTGTGCGCTGGATAGCCGCATTCAACACCTCCACCTTGAAAGGCTTAGTAAAAAAATCAAACGCACCTTCTCGCAACGCCCGAAACGCATTCTCGGACTCCTTGACACCCGTAATCACAATCACCTCGGTCTCGGGAGCGACAGACCGCACCCGTCGAAGCAC
This portion of the Gemmatimonadota bacterium genome encodes:
- a CDS encoding sigma-54 dependent transcriptional regulator — encoded protein: MRMAEQVSMTVLVIEDDAHIRRAIGKFLIARGHTVIEAADGERGVEVVESQAVDIVITDVKMPGIDGFEVLRRVRSVAPETEVIVITGVKESENAFRALREGAFDFFTKPFKVEVLNAAIQRTMRYQVLRKETNRMQARLDRMAAQERERSGLRALIGESEAVVRMKAQIQQVAATDHTTVLIVGETGTGKELVARAVHSESDRAGGPFVAVNCSAIPGNLFESAFFGHKKGAFTDAKTDQKGHFELADGGTLFLDEVGDMSLEMQVRLLRTLEERCIRPVGSSDEIDVDVRVVAATNRVLAEAVREGMFREDLYYRLNVFAIQVPPLRERVGDVLFLARHFLAGYARDLQKPLVGFSREAEALLQKQVFPGNVRMLKNAVERAAILCGGGEIDADDLSFELFEIGPGGDRGVEQMVQRLPGDQMSLSACERALVREALRRTEGNQVQAAALLDISRTVLRSKMKRYGLL